In Panicum virgatum strain AP13 chromosome 5K, P.virgatum_v5, whole genome shotgun sequence, the genomic window AGGAAGGAGATCGAGGCGTGCCGCGAGCAGCAGCCATGAGCGAGGTGTTCGAGGGCTACGAGAGGCAGTACTGCGAGGCCTCGGCCTCCCTCTCCCGCAAGTGCACCGCCGCCTCTGCCCTCGATGGAGGTAAAGCAAGCTTCCCCTGTTTAatctgaccccccccccccccccccccgccttgATTCCGTTGGGGAACCCCCGCTTTTGTTGATTGTTTTGCTGATTCGGTGGAATCTCCGcagagaagaagaagcagaagctgTCCGAGATCCAGTCCGGCGTGGAGGAAGCTGAATCGCTGGTAAATAGATGCCGCAACGGCACTGGCACCGGGACTCCGGGAGGCTCCTCTGCAGCCTTCCctctgaaaaaagaaaaagaaaaagaaaaaagatgccGCAACGCATTCTGTTCTGGGATCCCCTTGGCTAGATATACGATTATGGCGCCCTCATTTCTGCTGTGGGGGAGCAATTGAATTGGGGGTGGTACAAAATTAGAAACATAAAAGTGGAAATCGGTGCCGTTTTGGGAATTTGAGGGAGTTGTGTACAAGGGCTGTAAGACATTTTATGTGCTTTTGTCTGGGTTTGGGAGGTTGGGGAGACAGTAGTTTATGTTTTTGTTCTATGCGTTCGCAGATTCGGAAGATGGACCTGGAGGCGAGGAGCCTGCAGCCGAGTGTGAAGGCTGGTTTTCTTGCGAAGTTGAGGGAGTATAAATCTGACCTCAACAATGTCAAGAGCGAGCTCAAGAGGATATCAGCGCCCAATGCTAGGCAGGCTACCCGGGAGGAGCTCCTTGAGGCTGGCATGGCTGACACTCTTGCAGTGAGCTCCTGGACTCCTATCAATAGCTTAACACTAGTACATCAGGGCGTTTATTATAGACTGCATCGGAGCAAAGTTGTGTTTGGTCCGCTGTTTGTGAGTTAGTAAGGAGCTGATAATAATCTGCATTCATGCTTTTAAATTTTGATGTTGTATTTGATACCAGGTGActtggtagatgctgaaatgaTCATTGAGAATTGTTGTTTCACCATATGTATTGGTATCCCTATAGGCTATATACATGATTGATGGTGACGGATTGGACTTCAATTCGTTTTGGAAATGAGTCTGGGCCTTGTTCATTTATACAGTCTGCTATTCAGCTGTATTTTGCTTGTAACATTGTGCACTAATAATATAGCAACGAGATATCTGAACTAGGAACATAAATGCTTTTAGATTACAGCTTAATCTTGTTGTCAAATGGTAATTCAATTACTGGCTCTGTTAGGTCCTGTAGTTAGAACATAAATGCATGTTGATAATCCAGCTAACTTGCAACATTACATTTAGGGCTTTTCTTTCTTTAACATCCCCGTTATGGCTCTGTGGTAGGATCCTGCCAGCATGTTTGTATATGTTCCCATCCGTATCTGACATTCAAGATTTAATCTATGGCTTGTTGGCTTTCCTAATCTGTATATGTTCAGCTGGCATGATTACAAACTTTTGTTTTATGGGAAATATCGTGCTACAGGTTGGAAGTTGGAACTTAGAAGGATATATCACATAGTTTTACCTTTTCAGTCCTCATATAAATTTTTAGATTTTGATTCTTAATACCGTACCTTGTACAAAACCACTGATTGGCATCCAGATGGTTGAGCACGTTGACCTCTATACGCCCCTTCACTAAATGTGCATCCCTTAAGCTTGCTAATTTTGTAATCACCTTTGTATTAGTATTGGATGAATGAAAGAGGTGGAAATTATGATACAATCAAGAAATCCTTGGTCACATCCTATATAGCTGTAATGTTCTGTTGGTCACTAAATAAGACATAACTGTTGCAGTTCTAAAAAAGAGCCTTTACATGTAGATGTTTTTTCTGTTATTATCACTAGAGCATACTTATTTAGTCTGACAGAAGTAAACCACATAATCATACGGGCATACTATTGTCCAATTGCATTTTACTTGTCAATATCTATTCACACAGAAATGTTCCTCAAGTAATAAAGTAGTATAAATTTtttcctgcgtgttcgagaaaaataCAGCAGTATAATGTATAAATTCAATAGTTGTTTTATAATGCTGTTTAGTACCTAGGGAAGTGATTCAATTACCTACATTAGTTATTCCTAGAGTTGACTATACAATAGGAATGCTGCCTCTGCATTCATGTTGGATCTATCTTGGTTACGCTGAGGTGTATACTGATCACAGAGGATTGTTGCATGTCTCAGGTGTCTACTGATCAGAGGGGACGATTGATGATGACAACTGAAAGACTGAATCAGTCCACTGACAGAATTAAAGAGAGCCGAAGAACTATGTTGGAGACAGAAGAACTTGGTGTATCAATTCTTCAGGACCTTCACCAACAACGACAGTCGCTACTACATGCTCATACCACTGTATGTGTCCTTTCTTAACAGTTCTACCAATTTTGGTTGTTGTTTTCTGACTTTACAGGTTGAACAGATGCAGTAATTCGTActaacaaaacatgcatcacaACACTACTAGTTTGGTTCATTGGACcgatttactctatcttgtctTTACTCATAGCAATTCACTTTGGATTTTGCTTTGTGCAGGATATCTTGTGAAAACCAAATGTTAGTTATCAACTGGTTTTTGATTCTGTGGTTTGCTAATGAATTTTAGTGATCTGTGCTGTTGCGGTTGAGTGCgggtttttttccttcttttgtttgAAAGATCTATGTGTTGTTGTGGACCCTTCTTTTTTCTCCCTATAATGTAATGACACACAGTTCTCCTGTGTCTTTGATCTAGCCCATCAAATATTCTATCAGGCGTACTAGCTCTGAATATGTCTCCCAAACAATTAATCATTCATATTTTTTTGACTGTTCAGAGTAGAATTCTGTTTCATCCATGTCCTAAGTAGTTCTATCTCATCACTCCATGTGGATACATAATCTCGATTGCTACAGAATAGTAGAGATTAGATTGTGCGGAAGGAATTTAGACTTTGTCTAGTACTTCTGTGCACATGTTATAGGTTAGATTGTACTTCTTCAGGAATGTAGACTGTGGAGCTATATTTTCTGGAACTCATGGGTAGATTAGTCCATCCTGTGAGGGTGAGCATGCACTTATTAATTGTTCTGAATCATGTGATATCTCTACATTTTTATATGGATGACAAAGGTATGGTGATTGAATTTAAAGgggaaagatccttagtctcaAAGGTGCAAGGACTGTGTACGCTTGATTTCTTATTTTATAGATCAGGATGGAAGATTTCAAAACTTTGTTCTCTTCAATGGATTTCTTATTTTATAGATAAGGATAGAAGATTTCAAAACTTTGTTCTCTTCAATGTAAAGAGGAATTGTGACATCCCTTTTAGTATAAAATGCATGCAACACACCTGTTCCTTGTTGAAATGAATATCAGAGCTGGTCAAGTTTTTGTTCATGTTTCCTGTTAATAGTGAGTGTAGCAGTATGGATGTGGGGTGTGATACAGGTCCACAAACCTGCATGTTGTCTCTTGAGTTTCTAGACCCCTTTCTTCGTCTTAATGTTACGTATTGATATGCAGGTCTCCTGTGTCACGTATTGATATGCAGGTCTCCTGTGTCTCGAGTAAAGATATACTTTCGCAGTATGAATGAGTTCCGTGCATAATCTAAAATTTTAGTACAAATTTGTGTTTAACTAAAAATACTTGCAGCATGATCCCCTCGATTGGTATGTTAATATGCATTTTTTTATTGGTGATACAACTTCCCTGTTTGTGTTGATTAATGAGATTGATGTCCTTCTGTTGATAGTTGCATGGTGTTGATGATAACATTGGCAAGAGCAAGAAGATCCTGGCAGCAATGTCAAAGAGGATGGACAGGAACAAGTGGATCATTGGGGGAATCATCTCGACTCTGGTTCTGGCCATCCTCATCATACTCTACTTCAAGCTTGCTCATTAAGCCTGCTTCCAGGTAGGTTGGCTCGCATCTCTCTGTCCAGTAATTGTGTGTTACGACTTGTCTGAATGCTGTGTATTGAGTAACACGCTGTCTCTCCAAGCATCATTTGTTTACCCCCAAACCTCTAAAGCTTCAAGTGGCTCATATTGTGTACAGTGTCAGACACTCCAATTATGTAAACTACCCAAAGAGTGAAAAAAGATTACTTCTGAGTGTGTCTGCCTGGGACAAGTTGTTCTGTCCTGTGAAGGGCGTGTAGCTAACTTTGCGTGCATCTGTCCATCTGAATTCTGAACTGCTGCCGTTGTCTACCTTCCAATTATTATAATTAGGCTGCTCTGTGGCTAGTCTGTTATTGGTGTCGTGTTGGGGTTTGGCCAGATGCTTCCTGAATGATTGGGTGGTAGAATGGGGCTTCGCAGGCTCGCAGCTGCCTTGCTGGTGTGCATGCGCAGAAGGTCAGGTCTATCAGTGCTGCAGTAACTGCAGCCGCAGGGCTAGAGGTTGGCAAGTTGGATGTAGCGATGAGGCCGCCGTATGGTGTCGGTGTGTGCTTGATCCGCATCCGGTTTGGATAGGGGAGATGGGCATTGGGGGTGATGCTCCGGTATCATGATTTGATTGTGATGCAGGATGAATTGTTTGATAGACGATAATGATATCAGCCGTATGCCATGTGATGACCGGCTAGGAATGGCGACATCATACGTGTGACACTCCGGCCCAggacttaataggattaataagATATTTA contains:
- the LOC120707787 gene encoding vesicle transport v-SNARE 13-like, with the protein product MSEVFEGYERQYCEASASLSRKCTAASALDGEKKKQKLSEIQSGVEEAESLIRKMDLEARSLQPSVKAGFLAKLREYKSDLNNVKSELKRISAPNARQATREELLEAGMADTLAVSTDQRGRLMMTTERLNQSTDRIKESRRTMLETEELGVSILQDLHQQRQSLLHAHTTLHGVDDNIGKSKKILAAMSKRMDRNKWIIGGIISTLVLAILIILYFKLAH